In the genome of Streptomyces fagopyri, the window CTTGGTTCCAGTGGCCCTGGGCGGCGTGGGCCTCGGCCGCCGCGCGGTGTTCGGCGGCGCTGCGGGGGCGGTCGTCGAAGAGCGCGGCGGCGGAGGTGGGTGTGCGGTGCGGGGTGCCCAGGCGCCACCAGAGGGCGGCGACGACGGCGAGTACGGCCAGCACGATCACCAGAAGGCCGAGGGTGCCGCCGGGGGTCGCGGAGGAAGCGGCGCCGAACAGTTTGTCGACCCAGTGCCAGAAGGCGTTCAGGGCGCGTTGGACCAGGCTGGGTTCGTTCTCGTGGTACATCCGCTTGGACAGTTCGCGCCTGGCCGCCTCCCGCGCGGGGTCGCGCGGGATCGTCACCGGTGGCTCGTCGCCGCCGCGCGGCAGTGCGAGGACGGCCGCCGCGCCGGTGTGCGGCAGCGCTCGCAGCGCTGTGAGAACTCCCCCCGCCGGGCTCACTCCGTCAGCTCCCCGCAGTGGTGCCGGGGGCGTGGGATCCGTAGTCCTGTACGCCGGCGGCGCGGGCCAGGTCGAGGTCGAGGGCCTCGCGGCGGATGCGCTGGTCGATGTAGAGGAGCACGGTGACGCCCGCGGTGATCGGGAAGGTGAGCATGGATCCGATGATCGAGCCGATCCCGCTGATGACGAGGAACGTCCAGCCGAGGCTGCCGCTGCTGCTGTCGAGGAAGCCGCTGATGCCGTCGCCACTGAGGGCTGCGGCGAGGACGGCGAACGGGATGACGACGATCGACGCGACGATGTTGGCGATGATCGTGGCGAGCAGCTGGATGCCGAAGATCCGCCACCAGGAGCCGCGGACGAGTTTCACGGAGCGGCTCATCGACTTGAAGACGCCCTGCTTCTCCAGCATGAGCGCGGGCGAGGCGAGCGAGAAGCGGATCATCAGCCAGAGGGCCACCACGCCCGCGCCGAGTCCGCCCAGCACGGCGAGCGCGGCGCCGGCGCCGCCCGAGCCGCTGATCGCGACGAGCACGCCCGGCAGGACACCGACGCCGATGATCGCGCAGGCGAGGAGTGGCAGCAGGAGGGTCAGGCCGAACAGCTTCAGCAGCCGCGGCCGGGCGTCACGCCAGGCCTCGGTGGCGGTGACGGGCTTGCCGAGCACCGCGCGGCTGGTGACGGAGGTGAGCAGCGCCGTCGCGACGATGGTGCCGAGCAGGGTGATGAGCAGGACGACGCCCGAGCTGAGCACGGCCTCG includes:
- a CDS encoding glycerophosphoryl diester phosphodiesterase membrane domain-containing protein; translated protein: MNDSPGWASPGSAPSDGREPDGSGTAPQPTDQPPQQAGTNEPEPPSKWSKEQPPPGQWSAPGPQGPGPTPPPPPGPGGPAGQRGGYGAWGGPGGGPGGPTGWGGPPPAAKPGVIPLRPLGVGEILDGAVSTMRTYWRTVLGISLTVAVVTQVAVILLQGFFLDDNAGSDALDDPSATVGELSHALGEAVLSSGVVLLITLLGTIVATALLTSVTSRAVLGKPVTATEAWRDARPRLLKLFGLTLLLPLLACAIIGVGVLPGVLVAISGSGGAGAALAVLGGLGAGVVALWLMIRFSLASPALMLEKQGVFKSMSRSVKLVRGSWWRIFGIQLLATIIANIVASIVVIPFAVLAAALSGDGISGFLDSSSGSLGWTFLVISGIGSIIGSMLTFPITAGVTVLLYIDQRIRREALDLDLARAAGVQDYGSHAPGTTAGS
- a CDS encoding DUF4129 domain-containing protein; translation: MSPAGGVLTALRALPHTGAAAVLALPRGGDEPPVTIPRDPAREAARRELSKRMYHENEPSLVQRALNAFWHWVDKLFGAASSATPGGTLGLLVIVLAVLAVVAALWWRLGTPHRTPTSAAALFDDRPRSAAEHRAAAEAHAAQGHWNQAVQERMRAVVRSLEERALLDPRPGRTADEAAAEAGRTLPGHTDRLRAAARDFDDVTYGGRPADAGTYGRLTGLDRDLERSRPVLTGSAHPTGHGAAS